In one Leishmania braziliensis MHOM/BR/75/M2904 complete genome, chromosome 32 genomic region, the following are encoded:
- a CDS encoding cyclin-dependent kinase regulatory subunit, translating into MPAKPAQDFFSLDANGQREALIIIKKLQCKILYSDKYYDDVFEYRHVILPKDLARLVPTSRLMSEMEWRQLGVQQSQGWVHYMIHKPEPHVLLFKRPRT; encoded by the coding sequence ATGCCAGCAAAACCGGCGCAGGACTTCTTCTCCCTGGACGCGAACGGACAACGCGAAGCGCTCATCATTATTAAGAAGCTGCAGTGTAAGATTCTGTACAGTGACAAGTACTACGATGATGTGTTCGAGTACCGTCATGTGATTCTCCCGAAGGATCTCGCCCGTCTCGTCCCCACCAGCCGCCTCATGAGTGAGATGGAATGGCGTCAACTCGGCGTGCAGCAGTCGCAAGGGTGGGTGCACTACATGATTCACAAGCCAGAGCCTCACGTGCTGCTTTTCAAGCGTCCTCGCACGTAA